In one Lolium rigidum isolate FL_2022 chromosome 3, APGP_CSIRO_Lrig_0.1, whole genome shotgun sequence genomic region, the following are encoded:
- the LOC124696944 gene encoding uncharacterized protein LOC124696944 — MPPIRRHLDRARSTATPYPNGWLSRRHRRSRTRSADGDGALPANVLSEIIARASSGAADVARFSSTCRRWGFAVATHAAAICRSLPPPTRYQTHLTLGFFHQENEDVRAFHRRRRPCDSAQPSFVPTASASHLLGTLSLGSHLLGGLFEHARPVASRNGRLVLEVRREERAQGLTLSVYNPMTGEVSVLPSLAGEDCPGYYACAILTGDDLDAASTPPGFFRVLLVYNRHGFTALRIFSSDVGSWGPEGRMPGAKMDAGKLRRLGPAVVVRGVAYWPMHRAALGVRLDGALMDVCFVPYIEHYFPDYRLLGVTPDGSLSFVYALFTGLTITVESLKPQSLSTATEWELRELIDVPEAPVSRGTAFKLRWFNEKSGTVLFTTREGGDATSGAFMLNLATKSLEKLAGGVECHGWRNFCGYEMDRAALLASIARF; from the coding sequence ATGCCGCCGATTCGACGACACCTCGATCGCGCCCGTTCCACGGCGACGCCATACCCCAACGGCTGGCTGTCGCGACGCCACCGCCGGAGCAGAACCAGGAGCGCCGATGGTGATGGGGCCCTACCGGCCAACGTCCTCTCCGAGATCATCGCCCGCGCATCTTCGGGCGCCGCCGAcgtcgcgcgcttctcctccacgTGTCGCCGCTGGGGCTTCGCCGTGGCCACGCACGCCGCCGCCATCTGCCGCTCACTGCCTCCGCCCACACGGTACCAGACGCACCTCACCCTCGGCTTCTTCCATCAAGAAAACGAAGACGTCCGCGCCTTCCACAGGCGCCGCCGACCTTGCGACTCCGCGCAGCCGAGCTTCGTGCCGACAGCGTCCGCCTCGCACCTCCTAGGCACGCTGTCGCTGGGCTCCCATCTCCTGGGCGGCCTGTTCGAGCATGCCCGCCCGGTCGCGTCCCGGAACGGGCGCCTCGTCCTGGAGGTCCGGCGCGAGGAGCGCGCCCAAGGCCTCACCCTCAGCGTGTACAACCCCATGACTGGGGAGGTGTCCGTGCTTCCCTCCCTCGCCGGCGAGGACTGCCCCGGGTACTACGCGTGCGCCATACTCACGGGCGACGATCTTGACGCTGCCAGCACTCCGCCGGGCTTCTTCCGCGTGCTCCTCGTCTACAACCGTCACGGTTTCACGGCGCTGCGGATCTTCTCCTCCGACGTCGGCAGCTGGGGGCCGGAAGGCAGGATGCCTGGCGCCAAGATGGATGCCGGCAAGCTGCGCCGGCTAGGCCCCGCTGTGGTTGTCCGCGGAGTGGCCTACTGGCCCATGCACCGTGCGGCGTTGGGCGTGCGCCTCGACGGTGCACTCATGGACGTGTGCTTCGTGCCCTACATCGAGCACTATTTTCCGGACTACCGCTTGCTGGGCGTGACACCGGACGGGAGCCTGAGCTTCGTCTACGCCCTATTCACCGGCCTCACCATCACCGTCGAGAGCCTGAAGCCGCAGAGCCTGAGCACGGCTACTGAGTGGGAGTTGCGCGAATTGATCGACGTTCCCGAAGCCCCGGTGAGTCGAGGGACCGCTTTTAAGTTGCGGTGGTTCAACGAGAAGAGCGGCACTGTGTTATTCACCACCAGGGAAGGCGGAGACGCTACCAGCGGCGCCTTCATGTTGAACCTCGCGACCAAGTCCCTGGAGAAGCTTGCGGGCGGCGTCGAGTGCCATGGATGGAGAAACTTTTGCGGGTATGAGATGGACCGCGCGGCGCTCCTTGCGTCCATAGCCCGTTTCTGA